In one window of Paracoccus saliphilus DNA:
- a CDS encoding amidohydrolase has protein sequence MDVNRPEATHVAVKDGHILAVGDADSMTQWGKVEVDDRFADKVLMPGLVEGHAHMMAGAMWDFAYAGFHDRIDPDGKLWRGKKDIETVIRDLRDYVTDLAPDAPLFAWGFDPIFLPGERLNRRHLDEICPDRPIAIMFSSFHLMCVNSKALELTGYTRETNAEGVVKDAAGEPTGELQEMAAMFPVMRRLGIDFRGLAQKEPAVRAYGKVAMRAGVTTITDLFAVMQDADVEQLLEITSEPDYPVRLVPALSATGASPAELAARALKLRGKSTDKLRLGAVKLMTDGSIQGWSARVKWPGYVGGQPNGIWNTAPDQIFELAEAMQESGVQMHIHVNGDEASEVAIDAIEEAQRKHPWLGARHVLQHCQMMGADQFRRCAELGICTNIFSNHIWYFGDQHARATIGEDRAQRMDAARSALDEGVRMTVHSDAPVTPLGPLFTAWAAVNRQTMSGRVLGEAQRITVMEALEAITLGAAYTLKMDGEIGSIECGKRADFAILADDPLAVAPEALKDIDILGTITGGRVNLLPA, from the coding sequence ATGGATGTGAACCGTCCTGAAGCGACGCATGTCGCCGTGAAGGACGGCCATATTCTGGCGGTTGGCGATGCAGACTCGATGACCCAATGGGGCAAGGTAGAAGTCGATGACCGTTTCGCAGATAAGGTGCTCATGCCTGGACTGGTCGAAGGTCATGCACATATGATGGCCGGGGCGATGTGGGATTTCGCCTATGCCGGGTTCCATGATCGGATCGACCCGGACGGAAAGCTTTGGCGCGGCAAGAAAGATATCGAGACCGTGATCCGTGACCTGCGGGACTATGTCACAGATCTTGCCCCTGATGCGCCGCTATTCGCTTGGGGGTTCGATCCGATCTTCCTGCCAGGTGAACGCCTCAACCGCCGGCATTTGGACGAGATCTGCCCCGATCGCCCCATCGCCATCATGTTTTCCAGTTTCCACCTCATGTGCGTGAACTCCAAGGCTTTGGAACTGACCGGGTATACGCGCGAAACCAATGCCGAAGGTGTGGTCAAGGATGCTGCGGGTGAGCCGACCGGCGAATTGCAGGAAATGGCCGCCATGTTCCCGGTGATGCGGCGCCTCGGGATCGATTTTCGCGGCTTGGCCCAGAAGGAACCGGCTGTCCGGGCATATGGCAAGGTGGCGATGCGCGCCGGGGTGACCACGATCACCGATCTTTTCGCTGTCATGCAGGATGCGGATGTGGAGCAATTGCTCGAGATTACCTCCGAACCGGACTACCCTGTCCGGCTCGTGCCCGCGCTGTCGGCCACGGGTGCAAGCCCTGCGGAACTGGCGGCACGGGCACTGAAGCTTCGCGGCAAAAGCACTGACAAGCTGCGCCTCGGCGCGGTGAAGCTGATGACCGATGGTTCGATCCAGGGCTGGAGTGCGCGGGTGAAATGGCCCGGCTATGTGGGCGGGCAGCCGAATGGCATCTGGAATACTGCGCCTGATCAGATTTTCGAACTTGCCGAGGCAATGCAGGAATCGGGCGTGCAGATGCATATCCATGTCAACGGTGACGAAGCCTCGGAAGTCGCAATCGACGCGATCGAGGAAGCGCAGCGCAAACATCCGTGGCTAGGAGCACGGCACGTGTTGCAACATTGCCAGATGATGGGGGCCGATCAATTCCGCCGCTGCGCCGAGCTGGGAATTTGCACCAATATCTTCTCCAATCACATCTGGTATTTCGGAGATCAGCACGCACGAGCGACCATTGGCGAAGATCGGGCGCAGCGCATGGATGCGGCGCGCTCGGCTCTTGACGAGGGCGTGCGCATGACCGTGCATTCCGATGCGCCGGTCACGCCCCTCGGTCCGCTCTTCACAGCCTGGGCGGCGGTAAATCGGCAGACCATGTCCGGGCGCGTCCTTGGCGAAGCGCAGCGGATCACCGTGATGGAGGCGCTGGAAGCTATCACCCTGGGCGCGGCCTATACGCTCAAGATGGATGGGGAGATCGGCAGCATAGAATGTGGCAAACGCGCCGATTTCGCGATATTGGCCGATGATCCCTTGGCAGTAGCGCCAGAGGCGCTCAAGGATATAGACATCCTCGGTACGATTACCGGCGGGCGTGTGAACCTGCTACCAGCATGA
- a CDS encoding CobW family GTP-binding protein produces MKRLPLTVIGGYLGAGKTTLINRLLRKPHGKRIMVLVNDFGAINIDASLLESRDEDTITLNNGCVCCTMGADLFMALGDALDRQPRPDHLIIEASGIGDPARIAEAARSEPELSYAGIVTMVDALNFPSLSQDTKIGPQVTAQVRVADLVLITKAGLGAADLIPALSLAGARRAQILKADAQMAGLILGDLEPSFPQVRSAPHPSYARWHYDDLRTFSRAELEDRLAALPEGLYRLKGYLRGQDDQGWLLQIAGKNREITRTAQPPRSQLVAIGPAGYFDPETAQQWWQPSGTAC; encoded by the coding sequence ATGAAACGCCTCCCCCTGACCGTGATCGGCGGCTATCTTGGCGCCGGCAAGACCACCTTGATCAACCGGCTGCTCCGGAAGCCGCATGGCAAGAGGATCATGGTGCTGGTCAACGATTTCGGAGCGATCAATATCGATGCCTCGCTGCTGGAAAGCCGCGACGAGGACACGATCACCCTGAATAACGGTTGTGTCTGCTGCACCATGGGGGCGGATCTGTTCATGGCGCTTGGTGATGCGCTGGACCGGCAGCCGCGCCCGGATCACCTGATCATAGAGGCCAGCGGGATTGGCGATCCCGCCCGCATTGCCGAAGCGGCGCGTAGCGAACCGGAACTGAGCTATGCCGGAATTGTCACGATGGTGGATGCGCTCAATTTCCCTTCCTTGTCACAGGATACGAAAATCGGCCCGCAGGTAACCGCACAGGTTCGTGTTGCCGATCTGGTGCTGATTACCAAGGCAGGCCTCGGGGCGGCAGACCTGATCCCCGCATTATCGCTCGCCGGGGCGCGCCGGGCGCAGATCCTGAAGGCGGATGCACAAATGGCGGGGCTGATCCTGGGTGATCTCGAGCCAAGTTTTCCTCAGGTTCGATCGGCGCCACACCCCTCTTATGCGCGCTGGCACTATGATGATCTTCGCACATTCAGCCGCGCAGAGCTCGAGGATCGCCTTGCGGCACTGCCAGAGGGGCTTTACCGGCTCAAGGGCTACCTTCGCGGTCAGGACGATCAGGGATGGCTACTGCAGATCGCAGGCAAGAATCGCGAGATCACCAGGACCGCACAGCCTCCACGCAGCCAATTGGTCGCCATCGGCCCCGCCGGGTATTTCGACCCAGAAACAGCGCAGCAATGGTGGCAGCCAAGTGGCACCGCTTGCTGA
- a CDS encoding DUF411 domain-containing protein — protein sequence MAYHILSRRNLLLGGAAIATISASPALPQDTAPAIHVLKDPNCGCCTAWMQVLEKEGFRVTSESSVGTALVQHKLENGIPQDMMACHTGRIDGYMIEGHVPVADIRRLLEERPNAVGLAVPGMPYGSPGMGPETERETYDVYLVLHDGSSSIFTHYDAA from the coding sequence ATGGCGTATCATATATTGTCTCGCCGCAATCTTCTGCTCGGCGGAGCGGCAATAGCGACCATATCGGCATCGCCTGCATTGCCCCAGGATACCGCGCCTGCAATTCACGTGCTGAAGGATCCGAATTGCGGCTGCTGCACTGCATGGATGCAAGTTCTGGAGAAAGAAGGGTTCAGGGTAACGTCCGAGTCAAGCGTGGGAACCGCCCTGGTGCAACACAAACTTGAGAACGGAATTCCTCAGGACATGATGGCGTGCCATACGGGCCGCATCGATGGATATATGATCGAGGGACATGTTCCCGTCGCCGACATTCGCCGCCTTCTGGAAGAACGACCGAATGCCGTCGGCCTTGCCGTTCCCGGCATGCCATATGGCTCTCCCGGAATGGGCCCCGAAACGGAACGCGAAACGTATGACGTGTATCTCGTCCTGCATGACGGCAGTTCCAGTATTTTCACACATTACGATGCCGCTTAA
- a CDS encoding L,D-transpeptidase, translating to MLTRRHFISTAAALFSAPISSPLFASEWPSEAQKTAWDAEVTPPFFDPATSNPWGLHQRFLPVLVEANDGLVPGDIHVDAIARYLYHIRDNGLAMRYGVAIGRGDLYEPGTYTIRRKVRWPHWTPTQNMIDREPEVYAQYANGMEPGPTNALGSRALYLYVGDRDTYLRIHGTPYPRSIGTRASSGCVRMVMPHINGLYDQVELESTAILYPAEDTVSAVS from the coding sequence ATGCTGACACGACGCCATTTTATTTCAACCGCCGCAGCGCTTTTTTCGGCACCGATTTCTTCCCCTCTTTTTGCGAGTGAGTGGCCAAGTGAGGCACAAAAGACGGCTTGGGACGCTGAAGTTACGCCGCCTTTCTTCGACCCGGCAACATCCAATCCCTGGGGTCTTCATCAGCGTTTTCTTCCGGTTCTGGTGGAAGCGAATGACGGGCTGGTACCCGGCGACATCCATGTGGATGCGATTGCCCGCTATCTTTATCATATCAGGGATAACGGCTTGGCGATGCGCTACGGCGTGGCCATCGGCAGGGGCGATCTGTACGAGCCGGGAACTTATACGATCCGGCGCAAGGTCCGATGGCCTCATTGGACTCCGACCCAGAACATGATTGATCGTGAGCCAGAGGTATATGCGCAATATGCGAATGGAATGGAGCCAGGCCCAACGAATGCTCTCGGTTCGCGCGCCCTGTATCTCTATGTCGGTGACCGCGACACCTATCTTCGGATACATGGCACCCCGTATCCGCGTTCGATCGGCACACGGGCCAGTTCCGGCTGCGTACGCATGGTGATGCCGCATATCAATGGGCTTTACGATCAAGTCGAACTGGAATCGACGGCGATCCTTTATCCGGCCGAAGATACGGTCAGCGCCGTCAGTTGA
- a CDS encoding CsbD family protein — protein sequence MNWDIIQGKWQQFKGTVKEKWGDLTDDEIDQIDGDREKLSGKLQEKYGWAKEDAERHIDDLFRDKS from the coding sequence ATGAATTGGGATATAATTCAGGGTAAATGGCAGCAGTTCAAGGGAACCGTGAAGGAGAAATGGGGCGATTTGACCGACGATGAGATCGACCAGATCGACGGTGACCGCGAAAAGCTGTCCGGAAAGCTGCAAGAAAAATATGGCTGGGCAAAGGAAGATGCCGAACGCCATATCGATGATCTTTTCCGCGACAAATCCTGA
- a CDS encoding ribbon-helix-helix domain-containing protein — MCQIFAGQNPERYETVTRRLRLNGQSTSIRLERTFWRILDQIATREGMSTPAFISKLHSEVLELHGEARNFTSLLRCACTIHLDKDQAADSLPMVAAE, encoded by the coding sequence ATGTGCCAGATCTTCGCCGGGCAGAACCCGGAACGCTACGAAACCGTCACCCGTCGGCTGCGCCTGAACGGGCAAAGCACATCGATCCGGCTGGAACGCACGTTCTGGCGGATCCTCGATCAGATCGCCACACGCGAGGGAATGTCCACCCCGGCCTTCATCTCCAAGCTGCATTCCGAGGTGCTGGAACTGCATGGCGAGGCGCGCAATTTCACCTCGCTCTTACGCTGCGCTTGCACGATCCACTTGGACAAAGATCAGGCGGCAGACAGCCTCCCGATGGTTGCGGCCGAGTAA